One Thermococcus sp. M36 genomic window, CTTCCGAACAGAATTCTTTTAGTACCGAATGCTTCAACTACTGCATCTATATATGGAGTAAAATCTTCCTGCTTCCAATTATTATAATCTGCTTCTGTAACCATACCGCTTATTTTACAATATACATTTTGGTATTGAGCAATGGTATTGATATCTTTCTTCCATTCATCAATCAAGCCTGCTTTAATGTAAGGCTTTGCAATATGATCTATTACAAAAGGTTGAGATGGATTTTGTTTTACTAATTCAATTGCAGCCTGTAAATGCTTTGGAAAAATTAAAATATCGTAAGTAAAATTAAAT contains:
- a CDS encoding amidohydrolase yields the protein QHKIVKGFRHVLQAQEPEFMLQPNFLRGIAALKQFNFTYDILIFPKHLQAAIELVKQNPSQPFVIDHIAKPYIKAGLIDEWKKDINTIAQYQNVYCKISGMVTEADYNNWKQEDFTPYIDAVVEAFGTKRILFG